A window of Candidatus Chlorobium masyuteum genomic DNA:
TCTGTAACGCTCACGACCATAGCTTTTGACTACAGCCGCTTACAGTGGTTTGCAATCTGCTCCTGCAAGCCGATTGCGAGGGGCCTACCCTCATCTCTCGCGCCGCTTATCTGCGGCACACGGACGTTGTTGAATAGCGATAATATAAGGAGCTGAAACGCACACAGGGATGAAAAGAGATGCAGCGGAGGCTTTGTATTTGCTTACAATATTTCGCCCCACGGGGCTTAGCTGATGAGATTTTTAATGCTGAATTGACGAGAGAAAAGAGGGAATTGCTTTCTATCCTTCATGGCCTTGCTCACGAAAGTCAGAGCATCATGACTGTAATGATTTCAGCGTCACATCCGGAGCTGCCGATACGATTTTGAGCAGTGCTGCAGCCGGGCCGGTTGGATTTTGACGATGCCGTTCCCAGTTTTGAAGTGTCCTGATACTGACGCGCATCATCAAGGCAAAATCACGTTGTGACAAGCCGCTGCCTGGGTGACTACTAATTTCCGAAATTGGTGGGTTTTTAATTTCCGACTACATAAGAGTCAGTTGCTCTGCCATTGAGCCACGAGTTCAACGCGTTTATTTTGCTGGTGCCAAAGGATCACCCGGCAACACAATCATATATCGCTCACGAGTCAGGTCAACATCTGTCCATGGTAAAAAATGTACTTTGAAGATATCACGAAAAATAGTTTAGATTAAAGCATTATAGCATGGAAGCCGTTTTATCATGATACTGTCATTCAAAAACAAGGCAACAGAAGATATCTTCAACGGAAAGGGCACAAAAGCCGCTCTGAAATTGTGTCCTGTTTCATTATGGCGGCATGCCTCACGGAAACTCGATCAGCTTGATTCTGTTGCTGCTCTGGTAGAGTTGCGTATTCCGCCGGGAAATCATCTGGAAGCATTGTCAGGAGAAAGAAACGGTCAATACAGCATTCGCATAAACCGGCAGTATCGAATTTGTTTTTCGTGGTCAGCTTCCGGTCCTAAAAACATTGAAATAGTTGATTATCATTAAAAGCCATAACAAGAACATGATACGCATACCGACACATAGATCACCTACACATCCCGGAGAGATGCTGCTGGAGGAGTTTTTAACCCCTATGGCAATCAGCCAGCGGCAGTTGGCCGATGCCATTCTTGTTCCCTACCAGCGAATCAATGAAATTATAAACGGCAGGCGCGGAGTAACCCCCTCAACGGCACTGCGTCTGGCACTGTTTTTCGGAAACTCGGCTGATTTCTGGATGAACCTTCAGCAGCGCTGGGACCTGTATCATTCCCGCAAAGCAGAGGATAAAATCCTGAAAATGATCAAACCGGCTGTCATCAAACCGGCATAACGTTGGAGTCAGAAGAGAGTGGACGTAGTGGACGAAGATATGGTGGACGGTAGTGGACACAAGTGGACAAACTGAAGAAGCAAGAATAGTCGGTGTCTGGATTTACAGGCTCTCTTCCATGAGCAATTCCCTTGGCAGTCAAAACACCCTTAGAGCATCATGACTGTAATGATTTCAGCGCCACATCCGGAGCTGCCGATACAATTTTGAGCAATGCTGCAGCCGGGCCGGTTGGATTGTGACGATGCCGTTCCCAGTTTTGAAGTGTCCTGATACTGACGCGCATCATCAGGGCAAAATCACGTTGTGACAAGCCGGTTTTCTCCCGGACAGATTTTACATCCGGTAAGGTTATGGTAAACTGCCGCGAAGCCTCGGCCTTGCAATCAGAAATATCCATGGCCTCCTGCAAAGTTTGCACCAGATCATCAAATAAACTCTTTTCCATATATCTACAGCTCCTTCACAAATTCTCGCAAAATTCCGATTTCCCTGTCAATTACGGTATGGCATTAACAACGACAGCCAGCCATATCGCTTTCAGATTCTGCATGACGGAACATACTCGGGGACGTTCACAACTGCGTAAACAAAAGTGTCTCAAAAAAACTTAAGGCGTGAAGAGGGATGCGTCGGGGGAGCTTGGACGGGAAGATTTTGACGGAACATACTTCGGGGACGCTCTCGACTAACTCTACAAACGATGCAAAAGCCAAATTACGGGACGGTATTCATAACGAGTAGTTTTCATGCCACAGCAAGCCTGAGGAGAGATGCCTCCTTGAAGAGATTTTGAATTCTGGATGCTGGATGC
This region includes:
- a CDS encoding helix-turn-helix domain-containing protein → MSQRDFALMMRVSIRTLQNWERHRQNPTGPAAALLKIVSAAPDVTLKSLQS
- a CDS encoding type II toxin-antitoxin system RelE/ParE family toxin, with protein sequence MILSFKNKATEDIFNGKGTKAALKLCPVSLWRHASRKLDQLDSVAALVELRIPPGNHLEALSGERNGQYSIRINRQYRICFSWSASGPKNIEIVDYH
- a CDS encoding HigA family addiction module antitoxin yields the protein MIRIPTHRSPTHPGEMLLEEFLTPMAISQRQLADAILVPYQRINEIINGRRGVTPSTALRLALFFGNSADFWMNLQQRWDLYHSRKAEDKILKMIKPAVIKPA
- the nadS gene encoding NadS family protein; protein product: MEKSLFDDLVQTLQEAMDISDCKAEASRQFTITLPDVKSVREKTGLSQRDFALMMRVSIRTLQNWERHRHNPTGPAAALLKIVSAAPDVALKSLQS